The DNA window TCCTTCAGGCTGCGCGTGGCCGCTTCGAGCGCGCGCGCATCCAGCGGGCCGGCGATCAGCGCCTGCACGGTGTCGACCTGGCCACGCAGCCAGGAATCGTCGTCCAGCAATTCGCTGACGTTTTCCAGCAGCAGGCGGAACAGGCGCAACAGCAATTCCTGCTGCTCGGCCGTGTCGCCATGCTTCAGTTCGATCTGGTAGCACAGCTGTTTCAGCCGCAGCGCGATTTCCGACAAGTCCGCTTCGGTGTGCGCTTCCTTCGTGGCGGCACCCAGCGACTCGGCTTCCGCCGCCATGTCTGGTGCGGCGCTCAGCAGCGAAGCCACGGCCAGGGTCAAAGTGCGGCTGAGCAGGTCGCGCAGCAGGCGCGTCTGCTCGCTCTCGTCCATCGGCGCCAGTTCGATGCCGCCTTTTTTGACGGGCCGGTCGGCCAGTTGCGACAGGGCCTTGGCGTATGCATCCCAATCGCGTGCCTTGACCGCGTGGTTGAACCGGCGGCCGAACTCGGCCAGCTCGCCTGGCTGCTCTTTCAAGCGCGCGGCAAAACGGTTCAGCACGTTTTCAGGGCCGGGATCGCTGGGAATGGCCACGACGGGCGCTGGGGCGGGAATGCCGGCGATTTCGTTGTAGATCTCCCGGTACGCGTCAGGCGTCGGCGCGATGCGGCGCACGGCCAGGCGGCGAAAGGCTTCGCGCGCGATTTCAGCTGGATTCTGGTCCGCGGAACTTGGAGGTTTGCTCGACATCTGGCGTGCACTTTACAAAAGGATGACCAATAGCTTGCATCTTAGAACAATGGCGCATTATTCGAAGCACAAAGGAGCGGGGGAAAATTCCTTTACTTTCGGAACCAGAAGTTTCTGAATGTCAGTGTCCAGCCGCGGGCGGGCGCGTTGTCAGTCGATCAGGCCGTTCCTGATCGCATAATGCGTCAACTCTGCGCTGTTCTTCAGTTTCATCTTGACCAGCAGGCGAGCCCGGTATTCGCTCACCGTCTTCACCGACAGCGACAGCTCCTTGGCGATCGCGCCCACCGTCATGCCCGAGGCAATCAGCGTCAGCGTCTGGTATTCGCGGTCGGACAGTGTTTCGTGCGGCGCCGCTTCATGGTCCTCGCCCACGTGGTTGGCCAGTTCCTGGGCCAGGGCGGGGCTGATGTATTTCATGCCGCCCGCCACCTGCCGGATCGCGTTGACGAGTTCCTTCGGCGCGCTCTGCTTGGTGAGGTAACCGGCGGCGCCGGCCTTCAGCGAGCGGATGGCGTACTGGTCCTCGCGGTGCATGGACAGCATCAGCACGGCCAGCTCCGGTTTTTCCTTCTTGATCTGTTTCAGCACCTCGATGCCGCTGCGATCGGGCATCGAGATATCGAGCAGCACCACGTGGCAGCCCGACTTGCGGAACAGGCGTAGTGCATCGCTGCCGTTTTCCGCTTCGCCGGACACCACGATGTCGCGGGTGTCGGCCAGGATCTGCTTCAGG is part of the Pseudoduganella lutea genome and encodes:
- a CDS encoding response regulator, whose translation is MSDKAAIKVFIADDHAIVREGLKQILADTRDIVVSGEAENGSDALRLFRKSGCHVVLLDISMPDRSGIEVLKQIKKEKPELAVLMLSMHREDQYAIRSLKAGAAGYLTKQSAPKELVNAIRQVAGGMKYISPALAQELANHVGEDHEAAPHETLSDREYQTLTLIASGMTVGAIAKELSLSVKTVSEYRARLLVKMKLKNSAELTHYAIRNGLID